From a region of the Arachis ipaensis cultivar K30076 chromosome B09, Araip1.1, whole genome shotgun sequence genome:
- the LOC107617184 gene encoding putative lipid-transfer protein DIR1 — translation MGSKSSWSMVALAIMALSVVAMLDGCMAQSFCNTSLAELFKCKPAVTPPNPSPPTPECCAVVAKADLKCLCGLKNSPLVPTLGIDLNLAFQLPAKCNLSLPPQC, via the coding sequence atGGGTTCAAAATCATCATGGTCAATGGTGGCACTAGCAATAATGGCATTAAGTGTGGTTGCAATGCTTGATGGTTGCATGGCGCAATCGTTCTGCAACACGTCACTTGCAGAGTTGTTCAAGTGCAAGCCGGCCGTGACGCCGCCAAATCCTTCGCCGCCGACTCCAGAGTGCTGCGCGGTGGTGGCAAAGGCGGACTTGAAATGCCTTTGCGGATTAAAGAATAGCCCCTTGGTGCCAACTCTGGGGATCGATCTAAATCTCGCCTTTCAGCTCCCTGCAAAATGTAACCTGTCTCTCCCTCCTCAATGTTAA
- the LOC107616273 gene encoding putative lipid-transfer protein DIR1, with translation MGSKSSWSMVALAIMALSVVAMLDGCMAQSFCNTSLPELFKCKPAVTPPNPQPPTQECCAVVAKADLKCLCGLKNSPLVPTLGIDLNLAFQLPAKCNLSLPPQC, from the coding sequence ATGGGTTCAAAATCATCATGGTCAATGGTGGCACTAGCAATAATGGCATTAAGTGTGGTTGCAATGCTTGATGGTTGCATGGCGCAATCGTTCTGCAACACGTCACTTCCAGAGTTGTTCAAGTGCAAGCCGGCCGTGACGCCGCCAAATCCTCAGCCGCCGACGCAAGAGTGCTGCGCGGTGGTGGCAAAGGCGGACCTAAAATGCCTTTGCGGATTAAAGAATAGTCCCTTGGTGCCAACTTTGGGGATCGATCTAAACCTCGCCTTTCAGCTCCCTGCAAAGTGTAACCTTTCTCTCCCTCCGCAATGTTAA
- the LOC107618283 gene encoding uncharacterized protein LOC107618283, with amino-acid sequence MMWAFASNALSNIRVKRIPSVSSHTCAVSAECSDDESCSNASRDEGLECPICWESFNIVENVPYVLWCGHSLCKNCVLGLQWAVVTFPSQQIKIPFFISCPWCHLLSFRLIYNGNLKFPCKNYFLLWMVESMNGDRQRLVSTCMDSQPVWTPKSYILENQATNSNLIRASLCNYTGRQEPNIVGGRGRHRHPFSLNKSLDFFIHFTSKFPLVITFLLIAFFAVPCSAIILVLYLLVTILFAIPSFLVLYFACPMMHKLVRNITS; translated from the coding sequence ATGATGTGGGCTTTTGCATCAAATGCCCTTTCGAACATTAGAGTGAAAAGAATCCCAAGTGTGTCAAGTCATACTTGTGCAGTTTCAGCAGAATGCTCTGATGATGAGTCCTGCTCTAATGCCAGCAGAGACGAAGGACTAGAATGCCCCATATGCTGGGAATCCTTCAACATAGTTGAGAATGTGCCTTATGTCTTATGGTGTGGTCACAGTCTCTGTAAGAACTGTGTACTAGGACTTCAGTGGGCTGTGGTGACGTTTCCTTCTCAACAAATCAAGATTCCGTTCTTCATTTCATGTCCATGGTGCCACCTGTTATCATTCCGTTTGATTTATAATGGAAATCTCAAGTTTCCTTGCAAGAATTACTTCCTTCTTTGGATGGTTGAGAGCATGAATGGTGATAGGCAAAGGCTCGTTTCCACCTGCATGGACAGCCAACCAGTTTGGACTCCAAAGAGCTACATTCTGGAAAACCAAGCTACTAATTCTAACCTCATTAGGGCTTCATTATGTAATTACACTGGAAGGCAGGAACCTAACATTGTTGGTGGTCGGGGCAGACACAGACACCCTTTTTCCCTTAACAAATCTCTGGATTTCTTCATTCACTTCACGTCCAAGTTCCCATTGGTCATCACTTTCCTTCTGATTGCATTTTTCGCAGTTCCGTGCAGTGCCATTATTTTAGTCCTGTACTTGCTTGTCACTATTCTTTTTGCTATCCCATCATTCCTCGTATTGTACTTTGCATGCCCAATGATGCACAAGCTAGTAAGAAATATAACCTCTTGA
- the LOC107618284 gene encoding putative lipid-transfer protein DIR1: MGSKSSWSMVALAIMALSVVAMLDGCMAQSFCNTSLPELFNCKPAVTPPNPSPPTPECCAVVAKADLKCLCGLKNSPLVPTLGIDLNLAFQLPAKCNLSLPPQC; encoded by the coding sequence atGGGTTCAAAATCATCATGGTCAATGGTGGCACTAGCAATAATGGCATTAAGTGTGGTTGCAATGCTTGATGGTTGCATGGCGCAATCGTTCTGCAACACGTCACTTCCAGAGTTGTTCAACTGCAAGCCGGCCGTGACGCCGCCAAATCCTTCGCCGCCGACTCCAGAGTGCTGCGCGGTGGTGGCAAAGGCGGACCTGAAATGTCTTTGCGGATTAAAGAATAGCCCCTTGGTGCCAACTCTGGGGATCGATCTAAACCTCGCCTTTCAACTCCCTGCAAAGTGTAACCTGTCTCTCCCTCCTCAATGTTAA